A window of Castanea sativa cultivar Marrone di Chiusa Pesio chromosome 1, ASM4071231v1 contains these coding sequences:
- the LOC142612208 gene encoding putative clathrin assembly protein At4g32285, with translation MAPSTIRKAIGAVKDQTSIGLAKVASNMAPDLEVAIVKATSHDDDPADEKYIRSIINLTSYSRGYVHACVSAVSKRLGKTRDWIVALKALILVHRLLNEGDPVLQEEILYATRRGARLLNMSDFRDEAHSSSWDHSAFVRTYAMYLDQRLEMVLFDRKTSTSSSTSTSTSTAVVPYDGGRDNFRSPPPSRPYEYDYGGGGGGDGSGYGGYGGMRRTRSFGDVSEVGQDKRVSVVVTPLRDMKPERIFGKMGHLQRLLDRFLSCRPTGLAKNSRMILIALYPVVKESFQLYADICEVLAVLLDKFFDMEYPDCVKTFDAYASAAKQIDELIAFYNWCKDTGVARSSEYPDVQRITGKLLETLEEFVRDRAKRPKSPERKPELPPVPQEEEPVQSMNEIKALPPPENYTPPPPPEPEPEPPKQEVVEDLVNLRDEAVSADDQGNRFALALFAGPANGANGSWEAFPSNGQQEVTSAWQTPAAEPGKADWELALVETASNLSKQKAAMGGGMDPLLLNGMYDSGMVRQHASTAQLSGGSASSVALPGPGKSATPVLALPAPDGTVQTVNQDPFAASLSIPPPSYVQMADMEKKQHLLVQEQQVWQQYAKEGMQGQASLAKMSGAGYYAAGPMPMMPYGMPPVSGMGAPAGYYYAPY, from the coding sequence ATGGCGCCGAGTACGATACGGAAAGCGATCGGGGCCGTGAAGGACCAAACCAGCATCGGGCTCGCTAAAGTGGCGAGCAACATGGCTCCGGACCTCGAGGTTGCAATCGTGAAAGCCACGAGCCACGACGACGATCCGGCTGACGAGAAGTACATCCGGTCCATAATCAACCTCACTTCTTATTCGCGCGGATACGTCCACGCCTGCGTGTCCGCCGTGTCCAAGCGTCTCGGCAAGACGCGGGACTGGATCGTGGCTCTCAAGGCGCTCATTCTAGTCCACCGCTTGTTGAACGAGGGCGACCCCGTGCTCCAGGAGGAGATTCTTTACGCCACGAGGCGAGGTGCCAGGCTTCTCAACATGTCGGATTTCAGAGACGAAGCTCATTCTAGCTCCTGGGACCACTCTGCTTTTGTTCGAACCTACGCTATGTATTTGGATCAGCGGCTCGAGATGGTTCTTTTCGATCGGAAAACCtctacttcttcttctacttctactTCTACTTCTACTGCCGTTGTTCCATACGACGGCGGCAGAGATAATTTCCGGTCTCCTCCGCCGTCGAGGCCTTACGAGTACGATtacggcggcggcggcggcggcgatGGTAGTGGGTATGGGGGCTACGGCGGGATGAGGCGGACACGGTCTTTCGGAGACGTGAGCGAGGTGGGTCAGGATAAGAGGGTCTCTGTGGTTGTGACCCCATTGAGGGACATGAAGCCTGAACGGATTTTTGGGAAGATGGGTCATTTGCAGAGGCTATTGGATCGGTTCTTGTCGTGCCGGCCGACGGGTTTGGCGAAGAATAGCCGAATGATTTTGATTGCTTTGTATCCTGTGGTGAAAGAGAGTTTCCAGTTGTATGCTGATATATGTGAGGTTTTGGCTGTTTTGCTTGATAAGTTTTTCGACATGGAGTACCCGGATTGCGTCAAGACTTTTGATGCTTATGCTAGTGCGGCTAAGCAGATTGATGAGCTTATTGCGTTTTATAATTGGTGTAAGGACACGGGTGTGGCTAGATCTTCGGAGTATCCGGACGTCCAGAGGATTACTGGTAAGCTTTTGGAGACATTGGAGGAGTTTGTGAGGGATAGGGCTAAGAGACCCAAGAGTCCAGAGAGAAAACCGGAGCTTCCGCCTGTGCCTCAGGAGGAGGAACCAGTACAGAGTATGAATGAGATAAAGGCATTGCCTCCGCCGGAGAATTACACTCCTCCGCCTCCCCCAGAGCCGGAGCCTGAGCCTCCTAAGCAGGAAGTCGTTGAAGACTTGGTGAATTTGAGAGATGAGGCGGTTAGTGCAGATGATCAGGGGAATAGGTTTGCATTGGCTTTATTTGCTGGTCCGGCGAATGGTGCAAATGGGTCATGGGAGGCATTCCCATCTAATGGACAGCAGGAAGTGACCTCGGCTTGGCAGACTCCAGCTGCTGAACCTGGAAAGGCTGATTGGGAATTGGCATTGGTCGAGACAGCCAGCAATTTGTCGAAGCAGAAGGCAGCAATGGGTGGTGGGATGGATCCGTTGCTGTTGAATGGAATGTATGATTCAGGAATGGTGAGGCAGCATGCCAGTACTGCCCAATTGAGTGGCGGGAGTGCCAGCAGTGTGGCATTGCCAGGGCCGGGGAAGAGTGCCACGCCTGTATTGGCTCTCCCAGCCCCGGATGGAACAGTCCAGACAGTAAATCAGGATCCATTTGCTGCATCATTAAGCATTCCGCCCCCATCTTATGTGCAAATGGCTGATATGGAGAAGAAACAGCATTTACTTGTGCAGGAACAGCAGGTATGGCAGCAGTACGCCAAGGAGGGGATGCAAGGTCAAGCTAGTTTGGCCAAGATGAGTGGAGCCGGATACTATGCTGCAGGCCCGATGCCCATGATGCCTTATGGAATGCCGCCAGTCAGTGGAATGGGAGCTCCGGCTGGGTATTACTACGCTCCTTACTGA